The proteins below come from a single Seriola aureovittata isolate HTS-2021-v1 ecotype China chromosome 23, ASM2101889v1, whole genome shotgun sequence genomic window:
- the LOC130164797 gene encoding NUT family member 2G-like isoform X2, producing the protein MSDPRLSRKAVEPVGEQLNVTPKFAGKEQSKEKAKSEEKQQRNDTSDEELQSTESAVSPGSLLSLDEESLAERAFEEYMTIMDSLCPDKIHENVEVKESEDEDDEDEDGEKEKLETENSIFLKYLDELCSDEDFVRKVESTLDTEFLESLLSSDPDILDFIALETQEQEVT; encoded by the exons ATGTCTGACCCCAGGTTGTCAAGGAAGGCAGTTGAGCCAGTTGGTGAGCAGTTAAATGTGACGCCAAAGTTTGCAGGAAAAGAGCAGAGTAAAGAGAAGGCCAAgtcagaag aaaaacagcagagaaatgaCACATCTGATGAGGAACTACAATCCACGGAGTCTGCGGTTTCTCCTGGATCTCTTCTCTCTTTGGATGAAGAATCGCTGGCAGAACGCGCCTTTGAGGAATACATGACGATTATGGACTCCCTCTGTCCCGATAAG ATCCATGAAAACGTGGAGGTCAAAGAGAGTGAGGATGAGGACGACGAGGACGAGGACGGAGAGAAGGAGAAActagagacagaaaacagcatcTTTCTGAAGTATCTGGATGAACTGTGCAGTGATGAGGACTTTGTCAGAAAA GTGGAGTCGACACTGGATACAGAGTTCCTGGAgtccctcctctcttcagacCCGGATATCCTCGACTTTATCGCACTGGAAACACAAGAGCAAGAGGTAACATGA
- the nop10 gene encoding H/ACA ribonucleoprotein complex subunit 3, with protein MFLQYYVDEKGDRVYTLKKICPDGQPTSSAHPARFSPDDKFSRHRVMLKKRFGILLTQQPRPVL; from the exons ATGTTTCTGCAGTATTACGTGGACGAGAAGGGGGACAGAGTCTACACTCTGAAG AAGATATGTCCTGACGGGCAGCCCACCAGCTCGGCCCATCCAGCCCGCTTCTCCCCAGACGACAAGTTCTCCCGACATCGGGTGATGTTGAAGAAACGCTTCGGCATTCTGCTCACCCAACAGCCCAGACCTGttctgtga